From a single Pieris napi chromosome 7, ilPieNapi1.2, whole genome shotgun sequence genomic region:
- the LOC125051052 gene encoding xanthine dehydrogenase: MGQLNVDEDTGEVTTELVFYVNGKKVVEPNPDPEWTLLWYLRKKLRLTGTKLGCAEGGCGACTVMISKYQWKEKKVVHLAINACLAPVCAMHGLAVTTVEGIGSTRTKLHPVQERIAKAHGSQCGFCTPGIVMSMYTLLRTHTKISYSDMEVAFQGNLCRCTGYRAIIEGYKTFLEDWETKRISNGSSNGKTNGVCALGKDCCKNKTDDSETEHIFDRSSFLPYDQSQEPIFPPELKLSSQYDEQNLFFRGSKTTWYRPTTVDTVLTLKEKYPDAKIVVGNTEVGVEVKFKHCVYPVIIMPTSIPELNSIKDIDNGVVVGASVTLMDLEQSLRKYIEVLPSYKTRTFITIIDMLNWFAGKQIRNVASIGGNIMTGSPISDLNPILMALKVKLNLLSSKGGHRSVLMDENFFTSYRQNVVKPDEILLSIEIPFSSRFQYVKAYKQAKRREDDISIVTAAVNVIFEDFTDKIRSINIGFGGMAPVTKLATKTGKSLEGLKWNEQMLDKAYKEMLEELPLNPSVPGGNVMFRRALTLSLFLKAYLAISKEMSSDYVHEDLIVPFHSSGAEQFHGSLPRSAQYFELVGDKQLKSDAVGRPIQHTSAFKQTTGEAIYCDDMPMVEDELYLAFVLSTKAHAKLISVDAQEALQQPGVIAFFSAKDLTPEQNAIGAIFHDEELFISEKVTSQGQTIGVIVAQDQQTAQSAARKVKIEYEEIHPIIVTIEDAIKENSFYKQYPKGIKNGNVLATFEDPNNIVIEGEGRMGGQEHFYLETNAAFAIPKKEDDELEIFCSSQHPTEISKLASHVLHVPMNRIVAKVKRMGGGFGGKEARGMLIALPVAFAAHKLQKPVRCMLDRDEDMLMTGTRHPFLIKYKVAVTKEGKIMGAKVDIYNNGGYSLDLSGPVLDRALFHYENAYYIPNCEVNGYVCKTNLPSNTAFRGFGGPQGMFGAECMISDIAYRLGRNPDDIRRINLYQENHITHYQQTLTYCTLQRCWDECVEKSNIAERKTAIENFNKQNRWRKRGIAIVPTKFGIAFTEKFLNQAGALVIIYMDGSVLLSHGGTEMGQGLHTKMIQVASRALGVDMSKIYISDTSTDKVPNTSATAASAGSDLNGMAVLQACETLVKRLEPYKEKNPEGTWENWVSAAYFDRVSLSATGFYATPELGYNFAKNEGKAFNYFTFGAACSEVEIDCLSGDHQVLRTDIVMDLGESINPAIDIGQIEGGFMQGYGLFTIEELIYSPTGTLYSRGPGAYKIPGFGDIPQEFNVSLLKGAPNLRAVYSSKAVGEPPLFLASSIFFAIKQAIRAARADAGVPLDFYLEAPATSARIRMACEDHITKKIPKPEPGSFVPWNVVP, from the exons ATGGGTCAATTAAATGTAGACGAAGATACCGGTGAAGTGACCACGGAATTGGTTTTTTATGTGAATGGAAAAAAg GTAGTTGAACCGAATCCAGATCCAGAATGGACGCTTCTATggtatttaagaaaaaagttaCGCCTGACTGGCACAAAATTAGGCTGCGCGGAAGGTGGGTGCGGAGCTTGCACTGTCATGATCTCCAAGTATCAATGGAAggaaaagaaagtcgt TCATTTAGCAATCAACGCGTGTTTAGCCCCTGTCTGCGCGATGCACGGCTTAGCAGTCACAACAGTTGAAGGTATTGGCTCAACGAGAACAAAACTTCATCCAGTTCAAGAGAGAATTGCAAAAGCCCACGGTTCACAGTGTGGATTTTGTACACCAGGAATCGTCATGTCAATGTACACGCTACTTCGAACGCATACCAAAATATCATACTCCGATATGGAAGTCGCTTTTCAAGGCAACTTGTGTCGATGTACGGGTTATCGCGCTATTATTGAGGGTTATAAAACCTTCTTAGAAGATTGGGAAACAAAAAGAATTAGCAATGGATCCAGtaatggcaaaacaaacggcGTCTGCGCGTTAGGAAAAGATTGCTGTAAAAATAAGACTGATGATAGCGAAACAGAACATATTTTTGATAGATCCTCATTTCTACCATATGACCAAAGTCAAGAGCCTATTTTTCCACcagaattaaaattatcttcCCAATATGATGAACAAAACTTGTTTTTCCGGGGTAGTAAAACAACTTGGTATCGGCCAACAACGGTTGATACAGTGTTAAcgttaaaggaaaaatatccTGATGCAAAAATAGTTGTAGGTAATACTGAAGTCGGTGTAGAGGTTAAGTTTAAACATTGCGTGTATCCAGTAATTATAATGCCAACATCTATTCCTgaattaaattctattaaagATATTGATAATGGCGTAGTAGTTGGAGCGTCCGTCACTCTAATGGACTTGGAGCAATCTCTTAGGAAATATATAGAAGTTTTGCCAAGTTATAAAACAAGGACATTTATCACGATCATTGATATGTTAAATTGGTTTGCTGGGAAACAAATACGAAATGTTGCTTCGATAGGAGGAAATATAATGACTGGTAGCCCTATATCGGACTTAAATCCTATATTGATGGCATTGAAAGTCAagcttaatttattaagttcaAAAGGAGGACATCGATCAGTTTTAATGGATGAGAATTTCTTCACAAGTTATAGACAAAACGTCGTCAAGCCCGACGAGATATTGCTGTCAATCGAAATTCCTTTCTCATCTCGCTTTCAATATGTTAAAGCTTATAAGCAAGCAAAGCGTCGTGAGGATGATATCTCTATTGTAACCGCTGCcgtaaatgtaatatttgaaGACTTTACTGACAAAATTCGAAGCATAAATATAGGATTTGGTGGAATGGCTCCAGTAACAAAACTCGCAACAAAAACTGGCAAGTCCCTTGAAGGCCTAAAATGGAATGAACAGATGCTAGATAAAGCTTACAAGGAAATGTTAGAAGAATTGCCGTTAAATCCATCGGTTCCAGGCGGCAACGTAATGTTTAGGCGAGCATTAACATTAAGTCTGTTCCTAAAAGCCTATCTTGCTATCAGCAAAGAAATGTCTAGCGATTACGTTCATGAAGATCTTATTGTTCCATTCCATAGTAGTGGTGCGGAGCAATTTCATGGCTCCTTACCCAGAAGTGcacaatattttgaattagttggcgataaacaattgaagagCGATGCAGTTGGAAGACCGATACAACATACATCAGCTTTTAAACAAACTACCGGAGAAGCTATTTATTGTGATGATATGCCGATGGTCGAAGATGAATTATACTTGGCATTTGTACTAAGCACTAAAGCTCATGCTAAACTCATATCGGTGGACGCTCAAGAAGCTTTACAGCAACCAGGAGTAATAGCTTTCTTTTCGGCTAAGGATTTAACACCAGAACAAAACGCTATAGGAGCGATATTTCACGACGAAGAGTTATTCATAAGTGAGAAAGTCACTAGTCAAGGACAAACAATTGGTGTTATTGTTGCACAAGATCAACAGACCGCACAGTCCGCAGCGCGAAAGGTTAAAATTGAATATGAAGAAATTCATCCTATTATTGTTACAATTGAGGATGCcattaaagaaaatagtttttataagcAATATCCCAAAGGCATTAAGAATGGTAATGTGTTGGCGACTTTTGAAGATCCAAATAACATTGTAATTGAAGGTGAAGGGCGAATGGGCGGACAAGAACATTTTTACTTAGAAACTAATGCAGCATTTGCCATTCCAAAGAAAGAAGACGATGAACTTGAGATATTTTGCTCCAGCCAGCATCCCACAGAAATTTCG aAACTAGCAAGCCACGTACTTCATGTGCCCATGAATCGAATAGTAGCAAAAGTGAAACGCATGGGAGGTGGCTTCGGTGGTAAAGAAGCGAGAGGGATGCTAATTGCACTACCTGTTGCTTTTGCGGCTCATAAACTACAAAAACCGGTGCGATGTATGTTAGACCGTGATGAGGATATGTTAATGACAGGCACGAGACATCCCTTccttattaaatacaaagtcGCTGTTACAAAGGAAGGTAAAATTATGGGAGCTAAAGTAGACATTTACAACAATGGAGGCTATTCTCTAGATTTATCTGGCCCT GTTCTAGATAGAGCTCTATTCCACTATGAAAATGCGTATTATATACCCAACTGTGAAGTAAATGGATATGTTTGTAAAACTAATTTGCCATCCAACACCGCCTTCCGAGGATTTGGTGGACCACAGGGAATGTTTGGTGCAGAGTGTATGATCTCAGATATAGCATACAGACTTGGAAGAAACCCAGATGACATAAGAAGAATAAATCTCTATCAAGAAAATCATATTACGCATTATCAACAAACGCTTACTTACTGTACTCTGCAAAGATGTTGGGACGAATGCGTGGAAAAAAGCAACATAGCTGAAAGAAAAACTGCTATAGAAAACTTCAATAA GCAAAACAGATGGCGCAAGCGTGGTATTGCGATTGTTCCTACAAAGTTTGGAATTGCGTTTACAGAGAAATTCTTAAATCAAGCCGGTGCGTTAGTGATCATATACATGGACGGGTCTGTGCTTCTATCCCACGGTGGTACGGAGATGGGGCAAGGGCTCCATACAAAAATGATCCAAGTGGCATCACGAGCTCTGGGAGTAGACATGTCCAAAATATACATAAGTGACACATCAACGGACAAAGTTCCTAACACTTCCGCAACCGCCGCAAGTGCTGGCTCCGACTTGAACGGAATGGCGGTTCTTCAGGCATGTGAGACCCTCGTGAAAAGATTGGAACCTTACAAAGAGAAGAATCCAGAAGGAACGTGGGAAAATTGGGTGTCAGCAGCCTATTTTGATAGAGTCAGTTTATCCGCTACAGGTTTCTACGCTACACCTGAGCTTGGATATAATTTTGCGAAAAATGAGGGTAAAGCCTTTAATTATTTCACTTTTGGCGCTGCCTGCAGCGAGGTAGAGATTGACTGTCTCAGTGGTGATCACCAAGTGTTAAGGACAGATATCGTCATGGATTTAGGAGAAAGTATCAATCCAGCTATTGATATAGGACAAATAGAAGGTGGTTTTATGCAAGGCTATGGTCTCTTTACGATAGAGGAGCTTATATATTCTCCTACGGGAACTCTATATTCACGTGGGCCTGGCGCTTACAAAATTCCTGGCTTTGGAGATATACCGCAAGAATTTAACGTGTCGTTACTTAAAGGAGCTCCAAACCTACGAGCCGTTTATTCTTCAAAG GCGGTAGGCGAGCCACCACTCTTTTTGGCAAGTTCAATTTTCTTTGCGATAAAACAAGCCATTAGAGCTGCTAGAGCTGATGCTGGAGTGCCACTCGATTTTTATTTGGAGGCACCAGCCACCTCCGCTCGGATACGTATGGCGTGTGAAGATCATATCACCAAAAAG ATACCAAAGCCGGAACCGGGTTCGTTTGTACCATGGAATGTCGTACCTTAG
- the LOC125050950 gene encoding xanthine dehydrogenase-like: protein MNVEDFLPHQKTTTLVFFVNGKKVIEPQPDPEWTLLWYLRKKLHLTGTKYGCGEGGCGACTVMISQYIRDLDRIKHFSVNACLMPLCAVHGMAVTTVEGIGSTEDKLHPVQERIAKAHGSQCGFCTPGIVMSMYALLRTKNKIGYNDIDTALQGNLCRCTGYRPIIEGFKTFMEEWEYHYDIQSDGKQNKSPCMMGKDCCRLNNREKDENESRLFNKSEFTPYSPSQEPIFPPELKVNSNEYDSILTFFRTSNMTWIRPVTMEELLVLKKQFPTSKLVAGNTEIGVEVKFKKMVYPILISPLLLKELNFIRLTEEGIEIGAATTLSEVMSFMSDFIAKDKERGQSFDAIKDMLHWFAGTQIRNTASLVGNIITASPISDLNPILLASSASLIVKSLDRGERKVLIDNSFFKGYRKVDLSDDEVVLFVQIPFTNKDQCIKAYKQAKRREDDISIVTTAFYVEFEKDNLSIVDAKLCFGGMAPTTVCAIKTSNLMKQKSWDEDLLRSVFDSLTEEFQLDSSVPGGMAEYRKSLCLSIFFRFYLHVLETRSINGTRPSNYNLSGSDQIPALHPKSSQCFEIKNNSRNVYDAVGKPIVHVSALKQATGEAIYCDDLPPMEEELYLVLVFSKESHAKIKSIDASQALSMPGVVAFFSAADITKDHNKMGAVVKDEEVFAEEIVTSRSCVIGAVVAKTEQIARKAKDLVSITYEKLEPVIVTIEDAIAHESYFPDTYRELVHGDVNEAFKQSDQIKDGYVRLGAQEHFYLETVSAFAVRKEDELEIICSSQNPAEVALTVSEVLNVPHHKICAKAKRLGGGFGGKETRPMILLGPVAVAAYRLKKPVRGVLDRDEDMQGTGYRHPCLIKYKVGFDNTGKIKGALFDVYANGGNYSDISSSMLERLMTHLDNCCNIPNVQINLNLCKTNTPSNTAFRGFGAPQAMFATENMLRDIATALNKDYEDIFNVNMYREGDFTFYDQELIRCTVSRCWSECIESSNYWQRKKEVEEFNRSNRWKKKGITILPTKYGISFQVDVLMQGGALILVYTDGSVLLSIGGVEMGQGLFTKMIQVASRVLEIDVSRIHISEMSTDKVPNSSPTAASVSSDLYGMAVLNACTTIKQRLEPIKAKNPEGKWEDWVSTAYVERVSLSATGFYAAPKIEFDRVTNSGRLFDYYTFGVACSEVIIDCLTGDHQVLRTDIVMDLGESLNPAIDIGQIEGGFMQGYGLFTMEEMLFSPTGEILSRGPGAYKIPGFSDIPKEFNVSLLKGAPNPRAVYSSKAVGEPPLFLAASVFFAIKEAIKSARLDAGVDADFVLEAPATCARIRMACEDHITQQVKPTIKNVGRPWNVNP, encoded by the exons ATGAATGTTGAAGACTTTCTGCCTCATCAAAAGACCACTACATtggtattttttgtaaatggAAAAAAG GTGATTGAGCCGCAGCCAGATCCTGAATGGACGTTACTATGGTATTTGAGAAAAAAGCTTCACCTAACCGGCACCAAGTATGGTTGTGGAGAAGGTGGCTGCGGCGCCTGCACAGTTATGATATCGCAATACATCAGAGATTTAGATCGAATCAA ACACTTCTCAGTTAACGCATGTTTGATGCCGCTATGTGCAGTTCACGGAATGGCGGTAACAACAGTCGAAGGGATCGGTTCAACCGAGGATAAGTTACATCCGGTCCAAGAAAGAATTGCTAAAGCACACGGTTCACAGTGTGGCTTTTGTACACCTGGAATTGTTATGTCAATGTATGCGTTACTTaggacaaaaaataaaatcggtTATAACGATATAGACACAGCCTTACAGGGAAATCTCTGCAGATGTACCGGATATAGACCTATCATAGAGGGATTTAAAACGTTCATGGAGGAGTGGGAATATCACTATGACATACAATCTGAtggaaaacaaaataaatcccCTTGTATGATGGGGAAAGACTGCTGCCGTTTGAATAACCGAGAAAAAGATGAAAATGAATCTAGGCTCTTTAACAAATCAGAATTTACACCATATAGTCCAAGTCAAGAGCCAATTTTTCCTCCCGAATTAAAGGTTAATAGCAACGAATATGATTCGATTTTAACATTCTTTAGAACTTCCAACATGACATGGATTCGACCTGTCACAATGGAGGAATTACttgtattaaagaaacagtTCCCAACCAGTAAACTCGTTGCGGGGAATACCGAAATTGGCGTGGaagtaaaatttaagaaaatggTTTATCCAATACTGATATCAccgttattattaaaagaattgAATTTCATACGGCTTACAGAAGAAGGCATAGAAATTGGTGCTGCTACCACATTAAGTGAAGTTATGTCATTTATGTCGGATTTTATCGCAAAAGATAAAGAAAGAGGGCAAAGTTTTGACGCCATTAAAGATATGTTGCACTGGTTTGCAGGGACTCAAATTCGTAATACGGCATCTTTGGTAGGAAATATTATTACAGCAAGTCCTATTTCAGATTTGAATCCTATACTTTTGGCTTCGTCAGCATCACTTATTGTCAAAAGTCTAGATCGAGGCGAGagaaaagttttaattgaCAACAGTTTCTTTAAAGGATATAGAAAAGTAGATCTCAGTGATGATGAGGTTGTGTTATTCGTACAAATACCTTTCACAAACAAAGATCAATGTATAAAAGCATATAAACAAGCAAAACGAAGAGAGGACGATATTTCTATTGTTACGACAGCTTTTTATGTTGAATTCGAAAAGGATAACTTAAGCATAGTAGATGCAAAGTTATGCTTTGGAGGTATGGCTCCTACTACAGTATGTGCTATAAAAACGTCtaatttaatgaaacaaaaaagttGGGATGAAGATCTCCTAAGATCCGTTTTCGATTCTTTAACTGAAGAATTTCAGTTAGACAGCTCAGTTCCGGGAGGAATGGCTGAATACAGAAAATCGCTCTGTCTGAGTATTTTTTTCAGATTCTACTTACATGTATTGGAAACAAGAAGTATTAATGGTACAAGGCcaagtaattataatttgtctGGAAGTGATCAAATTCCTGCTCTTCATCCTAAAAGTTCTCAATGTTttgagataaaaaataattctcgAAATGTATATGATGCCGTTGGAAAACCGATTGTTCATGTGTCTGCTCTCAAACAAGCTACTGGAGAAGCAATCTACTGTGATGATCTTCCACCTATGGAAGAAGAGCTTTATTTAGTTTTGGTGTTTAGTAAAGAATCTCAcgctaaaataaaatctattgatGCAAGTCAGGCTTTGTCAATGCCAGGTGTGGTTGCTTTTTTTTCGGCAGCAGATATAACAAAGGATCATAACAAAATGGGTGCAGTTGTAAAAGATGAAGAAGTTTTTGCTGAAGAGATCGTTACAAGTCGATCTTGCGTCATTGGAGCAGTTGTAGCAAAAACTGAGCAAATAGCGAGAAAAGCAAAAGATTTAGTATCAATAACGTATGAAAAGCTAGAGCCAGTTATAGTAACTATCGAGGATGCTATTGCTCATGAGTCCTATTTCCCTGACACATATAGAGAACTTGTCCATGGAGATGTAAATGAAGCTTTTAAACAATCGGATCAAATAAAAGATGGCTATGTAAGACTCGGTGCACAGGAACATTTCTACCTAGAAACTGTATCGGCGTTTGCCGTGAGAAAAGAAGATGAACTAGAAATAATTTGCAGTTCACAAAACCCTGCCGAAGTTGCG CTCACAGTTTCAGAGGTTTTAAATGTACCACACCACAAAATTTGTGCCAAAGCTAAACGCCTTGGTGGTGGTTTTGGCGGTAAAGAAACAAGACCTATGATACTTCTAGGACCAGTGGCGGTAGCCGCTTATCGTTTGAAAAAACCGGTCAGAGGTGTCTTAGATCGAGATGAGGATATGCAAGGTACAGGATACAGGCATCCatgtttgataaaatataaagtaggTTTTGACAACACCGGAAAAATTAAGGGCGCTCTATTTGATGTTTATGCCAATGGAGGAAATTATTCTGATATATCTAGCTCC ATGTTGGAGAGGCTTATGACGCATCTTGATAACTGTTGTAATATACCTAATGTGCAGATAAACCTTAACTTGTGTAAGACAAACACTCCCTCAAATACAGCGTTTAGAGGTTTCGGAGCACCTCAGGCCATGTTTGCTACAGAAAATATGCTAAGAGATATAGCAACAGCGTTAAACAAAGATTatgaagatatttttaatgtaaatatgtacCGCGAAGGAGATTTTACTTTCTACGATCAAGAACTAATACGCTGCACCGTATCTAGATGTTGGTCCGAGTGTATTGAATCCTCAAATTATTGGCAGAGAAAGAAAGAAGTTGAAGAATTTAATAG ATCGAATCGGTGGAAAAAGAAGGGAATTACCATCCTACCAACAAAATATGGAATATCGTTTCAAGTTGATGTATTAATGCAGGGAGGTGCATTAATATTGGTATACACAGATGGTTCAGTCCTCTTATCCATCGGAGGCGTAGAAATGGGACAAGGACTCTTCACTAAAATGATACAAGTAGCATCGCGCGTCTTAGAAATCGATGTCTCCAGAATTCACATCAGCGAAATGTCAACAGACAAAGTCCCAAACAGTTCACCTACGGCTGCTAGTGTCAGTTCAGATTTATATGGAATGGCCGTATTAAATGCGTGCACAACTATCAAACAACGTTTGGAACCAATTAAAGCGAAGAATCCAGAAGGTAAATGGGAAGATTGGGTTAGTACTGCATATGTTGAACGAGTCAGCTTGTCTGCTACTGGCTTCTATGCCGCTCCGAAAATAGAATTTGACCGAGTTACCAATTCTGGTCGCCTATTTGATTATTACACATTTGGAGTGGCGTGTTCCGAGGTTATTATTGACTGCTTGACTGGAGATCATCAGGTGCTGCGTACTGATATCGTCATGGACCTTGGGGAGAGTCTTAACCCAGCGATAGATATAGGTCAAATTGAAGGAGGATTCATGCAAGGATATGGTCTATTTACTATGgaagaaatgttattttcacCGACGGGTGAAATCCTGTCACGTGGCCCTGGGGCTTACAAAATCCCGGGCTTCTCAGACATACCAAAAGAGTTTAACGTGTCTTTACTGAAGGGCGCTCCAAATCCACGAGCTGTGTACTCATCAAAG GCAGTAGGTGAGCCACCATTGTTCCTCGCTGCCTCCGTTTTCTTCGCGATAAAGGAGGCTATCAAATCAGCACGTTTAGATGCAGGTGTCGATGCAGATTTCGTATTGGAAGCGCCGGCTACCTGTGCCCGAATCAGAATGGCGTGTGAAGACCATATCACCCAACAG GTTAAACcaactataaaaaatgtcggaCGACCGTGGAATGTAAATCCGTAG